In Bacteroidales bacterium, a genomic segment contains:
- a CDS encoding DUF255 domain-containing protein: protein MKIFLIIVVSLFTLTNISAQEDTKVKWFTMEEALKLNEKAPKKFLIDLYTDWCGWCKRMDAETFSHPEIARYINTHFYPVKFNAESPNAIIFRGINFEGSKKVNGRASTHKFVEALFESGNIPPERRGYPSIAYLTEKLELIGADGGYKNPQQLEPLLYYMQEEKFKTVNFSEYGSTFVSKLDNK, encoded by the coding sequence ATGAAAATTTTCTTAATAATTGTAGTATCTCTCTTTACTTTGACCAACATATCTGCCCAGGAAGATACCAAGGTGAAATGGTTTACTATGGAGGAGGCATTAAAATTAAATGAAAAGGCACCCAAAAAATTCCTGATAGACCTCTATACCGACTGGTGTGGTTGGTGTAAGAGAATGGATGCAGAAACATTCAGCCATCCTGAGATTGCCCGATACATCAATACTCATTTTTATCCTGTTAAGTTTAATGCTGAGTCGCCCAATGCAATTATCTTTAGGGGAATTAATTTTGAGGGTAGTAAAAAAGTAAATGGAAGAGCCTCCACTCATAAGTTTGTTGAGGCCTTGTTTGAAAGTGGAAATATACCTCCGGAAAGAAGGGGCTATCCTTCTATTGCCTATTTAACTGAAAAACTGGAATTAATTGGTGCTGACGGGGGCTATAAAAATCCACAACAACTAGAACCGTTATTGTATTACATGCAGGAAGAAAAGTTTAAGACCGTCAATTTTTCCGAATACGGCAGTACATTCGTCAGCAAGCTGGATAATAAGTAA